The following proteins are encoded in a genomic region of Candidatus Zixiibacteriota bacterium:
- a CDS encoding glutathione peroxidase, translated as MTIQTLGLATVLMLLVGSACSKKSDTGAEGENTESADMEVSQKTAVDYRSIPFQTITDNTTSLADFDGQVVLLVNVASKCGYTPQYTDLEKLYRSFKDSGFVVIGFPANNFGGQEPGTNAEIIEFCKKTYDISFPIMAKVSVAGDDKHPLFVELTENSSVQGEIKWNFSKMLLDRQGNLISRYDSGVEPLSEKLVGEIRKLL; from the coding sequence ATGACTATACAAACCCTTGGTCTGGCCACAGTACTTATGTTATTGGTAGGATCAGCCTGCAGCAAGAAGTCCGACACCGGCGCCGAAGGCGAGAACACGGAGTCGGCAGACATGGAGGTTTCACAGAAGACGGCCGTGGATTACAGGTCCATCCCCTTTCAAACGATTACCGACAACACCACCAGTCTTGCCGACTTTGACGGCCAGGTAGTGTTGTTGGTCAACGTTGCCAGCAAGTGCGGCTACACGCCGCAGTATACCGACCTTGAGAAACTGTATCGCAGTTTCAAAGACAGCGGCTTTGTAGTGATAGGATTCCCGGCCAATAACTTCGGCGGACAGGAACCGGGTACCAATGCCGAGATTATCGAGTTTTGCAAGAAAACCTACGACATCTCCTTTCCGATCATGGCCAAAGTGAGTGTGGCTGGCGACGATAAGCATCCGTTATTCGTTGAACTCACCGAGAATTCATCTGTGCAGGGTGAGATCAAGTGGAACTTCTCGAAGATGCTTTTGGATAGACAGGGTAATTTGATTTCGCGGTATGATTCCGGTGTGGAACCTTTGTCGGAAAAGCTTGTGGGCGAGATTCGGAAACTGTTGTAG
- the narH gene encoding nitrate reductase subunit beta, translating into MNVRSQISMMFHLDKCIGCHTCSIACKNIWTDRKGTEYMWFNNVETKPGTGYPTKWEDQDKYKGGWEKKGNKVQLKSTGPARLIPNIFHNPNQPSMDDYYEPWTYDYQNLFNAPQGDDQPTARPISMVTGEHIDVEAGPNWDDDLGGSPLYAENDPNLEGLTEEQRKQLFAVQQLVFFYLPRICNHCLNPACVASCPSGALYKRGEDGIVLIDQSRCRAWRSCISACPYKKTYYNWSTGKSEKCLLCYPRIETGQAPACFHSCVGRIRYLGVLLYDADRVEEVAEMPQDELIEGHRSMILNPSDPEVIAAAQRSGIHDSVIKSAQASPVYKYVKEWKMALPPHLEFRTLPMLFYVPPMSPVIATDKDNTLKSVSDDLFHDIDESRVPMKFLGNLLAAGQTGKVAYALRKQKAVRWYRRSLTVGDVSAETVDRMLHEADCTREQAEEIYRLTSLCTFEDRFVIPPSHREEAIEALTDPHVRRQEAGFGFTSGPRRGL; encoded by the coding sequence ATGAATGTGCGTTCGCAAATATCAATGATGTTCCATCTGGACAAGTGCATCGGTTGTCACACTTGCAGTATTGCCTGCAAAAACATCTGGACCGACCGCAAAGGCACCGAGTACATGTGGTTCAACAATGTCGAAACAAAACCGGGCACGGGATATCCCACCAAGTGGGAGGACCAGGACAAATACAAAGGCGGTTGGGAAAAGAAAGGAAACAAGGTCCAACTCAAATCGACCGGACCGGCGCGGCTGATTCCAAATATATTTCACAATCCCAATCAGCCCAGCATGGACGACTACTACGAACCCTGGACCTACGACTACCAGAATCTCTTCAATGCTCCCCAGGGGGACGACCAGCCGACAGCGCGTCCCATTTCGATGGTCACCGGTGAACATATCGATGTCGAAGCCGGTCCCAACTGGGATGATGACCTCGGAGGATCGCCGCTGTATGCGGAGAACGATCCCAACCTTGAAGGTCTGACCGAGGAGCAGCGTAAGCAGTTGTTTGCCGTGCAGCAGTTGGTGTTTTTCTATCTCCCGCGCATTTGCAACCACTGTTTGAACCCGGCCTGTGTAGCTTCGTGTCCATCGGGTGCGCTTTATAAACGTGGCGAGGACGGAATCGTGCTGATCGACCAGAGCCGCTGCCGGGCCTGGCGCTCGTGCATCTCAGCCTGTCCCTACAAAAAGACCTACTACAACTGGTCAACGGGGAAATCGGAAAAGTGTCTCCTGTGCTATCCACGAATTGAGACCGGACAGGCGCCGGCTTGCTTCCATTCATGCGTGGGTCGCATTCGATATCTCGGTGTGCTGCTCTATGATGCCGACCGGGTCGAGGAAGTTGCGGAGATGCCGCAGGACGAGCTGATTGAAGGACACCGTTCGATGATTCTGAATCCATCAGACCCGGAAGTAATCGCGGCAGCACAACGGTCCGGCATTCATGATTCGGTAATCAAGTCGGCCCAGGCTTCACCCGTTTACAAGTATGTTAAGGAATGGAAGATGGCCCTGCCGCCGCATCTGGAATTCAGGACTCTCCCGATGTTGTTCTATGTGCCGCCGATGTCGCCGGTGATTGCTACCGACAAGGACAACACGCTTAAAAGTGTATCCGATGATTTGTTCCATGACATCGACGAATCACGGGTCCCCATGAAGTTCCTCGGCAACCTTCTGGCCGCCGGGCAGACCGGCAAAGTTGCCTACGCCCTGCGCAAACAGAAAGCGGTGCGCTGGTATCGAAGGTCGCTCACCGTCGGTGATGTTTCCGCCGAAACCGTAGACCGGATGCTTCACGAAGCTGATTGTACGCGGGAACAGGCCGAAGAGATTTACCGGCTCACTTCGCTGTGTACCTTTGAAGACCGGTTTGTAATCCCACCGTCGCATCGTGAGGAAGCTATCGAGGCGCTCACCGATCCACATGTTCGCAGGCAGGAAGCAGGCTTTGGATTCACTTCCGGCCCCAGGAGGGGATTGTGA
- a CDS encoding NarK/NasA family nitrate transporter yields the protein MATTLNRWDVEDQSFWESTGKSIANRNLWISIPNLLLGFAVWIYWGVIVGLMQGLHDIDPSLFNFSFGNDGVPLTGDAYKALLYTLPAVAGLVGATTRIPNSFMIAICGGRNVKFMTTLLLILPALGTGLALKDPSTSFLTFIVLAALSGIGGGAFASSMSNISFFFPKRMQGLTLGLNAGIGNLGVAVMQVTIPFIITVGVFGGESHLLRQSPIWIQNAALVWVPVLAVFAILAFFFMNNLPQHKCGSTPVAVGKYLWLEILGYAGGTIGVVCLITPWGGFPILLKILVVLVIAVICTLVLMRYLTPKETKDNLVGQFAIFNNKHNWVMTWLYIMTFGSFIGYANAFPKLLKDVFGYIRVGPEGQQLAEAIVNPNAPDILKFAFLGAAMGAAIRPLGGWLSDKLGGARVTHWDTLIMIFAALACGYTVSLANSSPTPEQYFIPFLLLFIVLFATTGIGNGSTFRMIAIIFPKDQAGPVLGWTSAIAAYGAFLIPKIFATQIKSGTPEYALYGFAGYYLSCLLVNWWYYARKNAEIKC from the coding sequence ATGGCTACAACGCTTAATCGTTGGGATGTAGAGGACCAGTCATTCTGGGAAAGCACGGGCAAGAGCATTGCCAATCGAAACCTGTGGATATCGATTCCCAATCTTTTGTTGGGCTTTGCCGTCTGGATTTACTGGGGTGTCATTGTCGGATTAATGCAGGGGCTGCACGACATCGATCCCAGCCTGTTCAATTTCAGTTTTGGCAATGACGGTGTTCCGCTGACCGGTGACGCCTACAAAGCTCTTTTGTACACGCTGCCGGCCGTGGCAGGACTCGTCGGGGCGACGACACGGATACCTAATTCTTTCATGATTGCGATCTGTGGCGGCCGCAACGTCAAATTTATGACCACGCTGTTGTTGATTCTACCCGCCCTGGGTACCGGCTTGGCTCTCAAGGACCCAAGTACGAGCTTCCTGACCTTTATTGTTCTGGCCGCGCTTTCGGGTATCGGTGGCGGAGCGTTTGCCTCGTCTATGTCCAATATCAGTTTCTTCTTCCCGAAACGGATGCAAGGTTTGACCCTCGGACTCAACGCCGGGATAGGCAACCTTGGCGTGGCTGTAATGCAGGTAACGATTCCGTTCATTATCACGGTAGGCGTCTTTGGCGGTGAGTCTCATCTGTTGCGCCAAAGCCCTATCTGGATTCAGAACGCGGCGCTGGTTTGGGTGCCGGTGCTGGCGGTTTTCGCAATTCTCGCTTTCTTCTTCATGAACAACCTGCCCCAACACAAATGCGGTTCCACGCCGGTTGCGGTAGGTAAGTACCTGTGGTTGGAGATACTCGGCTATGCCGGCGGTACAATCGGGGTCGTCTGTCTGATCACGCCGTGGGGCGGTTTCCCGATTCTGTTGAAGATTCTGGTGGTGTTGGTCATTGCGGTGATCTGTACGCTTGTCCTCATGAGGTATCTGACTCCGAAGGAGACCAAGGACAACCTGGTCGGCCAGTTTGCGATTTTCAATAATAAACACAACTGGGTGATGACCTGGCTCTATATTATGACCTTCGGATCGTTCATCGGTTACGCCAATGCCTTCCCCAAGCTGTTGAAGGATGTATTCGGATACATTCGCGTGGGTCCTGAAGGCCAACAACTGGCCGAGGCTATTGTCAACCCCAACGCGCCGGACATTCTCAAATTCGCCTTCCTTGGCGCCGCCATGGGCGCTGCTATTCGCCCGCTCGGCGGATGGCTATCCGACAAACTGGGTGGAGCGCGCGTCACCCACTGGGACACACTGATTATGATCTTCGCCGCATTAGCCTGCGGATACACGGTCAGTCTGGCCAACAGTTCACCGACACCGGAACAGTACTTCATACCGTTTCTGTTGTTGTTCATCGTGCTCTTTGCCACTACCGGTATCGGCAACGGTTCCACCTTTCGCATGATTGCAATCATCTTCCCAAAGGACCAAGCCGGGCCGGTTCTGGGATGGACCTCGGCAATCGCGGCCTATGGAGCCTTCCTGATTCCCAAGATTTTCGCCACCCAGATCAAGTCCGGAACTCCTGAATATGCGCTGTACGGATTCGCCGGATACTATCTGAGTTGTCTGCTTGTCAACTGGTGGTACTATGCCCGGAAGAATGCAGAAATAAAATGCTGA
- a CDS encoding nitrate reductase subunit alpha: MPWIKDEIDPKLRSWEEFYRNRWQHDKVVRSTHGVNCTGGCSWQICVKEGIVTWEMQQLDYPSLEASLPPYEPRGCQRGISFSWYLYSPLRVKYPYIRGTLLDIYKQARDEHEDPVKAWTAMVEDPEARARWQTARGKGGFRRASWDTVLEIMAAANIYTIKKHGPDRIAGFSPIPAMSMISYAAGSRMLQLMGGISLSFYDWYCDLPPASPETWGEQTDVQESADWYNAKMLAVMGSNLNMTRTPDCHFAAEARHNGSKMWVFAPDFNQVAKYADEWVSLNAGQDGAWWMAVNHVILKEFHHEKKTPYFIEYTKKYTDAPMLVELTEGDEEGTYRPGQLLRANRLDPYKDVENGDWKFLMWDAADQKPKMPMGSVGHRWGKEMGKWNLTLKDGVDGSSIDPELTFLDANDATVSVNFDDFGQADEFNRAVPVKRITTHSGETVLVTTAYDLLMAQYGVARGLDGSYPSSYDDDAPYTPAWSEKYTGMNRDMVIRFAREWASTAEHTNGKCTIIIGAGINHWYHANLMYRAGINALMFCGCIGVNGGGLAHYVGQEKLAPGESWGSIALAKDWFPPSRVQNAPSWHYVHTDQWRYEKEFTDYHTVPRQQPANTLAKGHTMDVQSRAVRNGWLPFYPQFNKNPIDVVKDAKADGAADNDEVVKKVVSQLKSGDLKFSVEDPDAPENWPRVWYIWRGNALMSSSKGHEYFLKHYLGTHTNTIAEDMAEESVKEIKWHEHAPQGKMDLVVDLNFRMDTSALYSDIVLPAATWYEKADLNSTDMHSFIHPLSEAVPPCWESKSDWQIFQAIAKKFSELSEKHFPEPVEDLVAAPLAHDSPAEIAQPELKDWKKGEVEPIPGKTMPNLKVVKRQYKDLYQQLISYGPNVRKAGLSAHGTQYQIDDVYEEALTRLPTESWNGGTYLSLKNDADVCNIILEFASVTNGELAYRSYQNMEKKVGLPLVHLVEKYRSVRATYKGIQAQPQRFINSPMWSGLIEEGRAYSPFTYNVEALVPWRTLTGRQHFYLDHPMYLQFGEHLPTYKPKPLPTQYSDLRFDKEAGASKMLNYLTPHGKWHIHSTYGDNQRMTTLSRGVEPLWMNVKDAEDIGVVDNDWVEVHNDHGVVVTRAAVSARIPPGVCIQYHSPERTYSVPKSPLRKGRRAGGHNSLTRTRLKPNFMAGGYGQFTYHFNYWGPIGCNRDTHILVRKLPQLIW, encoded by the coding sequence ATTCCCTGGATAAAAGATGAAATAGATCCCAAGCTGAGAAGCTGGGAAGAGTTCTACCGCAATCGCTGGCAGCATGACAAGGTGGTCAGGAGTACGCACGGGGTCAATTGCACCGGCGGATGCAGTTGGCAGATATGTGTCAAAGAAGGGATCGTAACCTGGGAAATGCAACAGCTTGACTATCCCTCCCTGGAAGCCTCGCTACCTCCCTACGAGCCTCGCGGCTGTCAACGCGGTATTTCGTTCTCATGGTATCTCTACAGCCCCTTGCGCGTGAAGTATCCCTACATTCGCGGCACTTTGCTGGACATCTACAAGCAAGCCCGCGATGAACACGAAGACCCGGTCAAAGCGTGGACGGCCATGGTCGAAGACCCCGAAGCGCGGGCGCGCTGGCAGACGGCGCGAGGAAAGGGTGGGTTCCGCAGGGCCAGTTGGGATACGGTGCTTGAGATCATGGCTGCGGCCAATATCTACACTATCAAGAAGCACGGCCCCGACCGAATCGCCGGTTTCTCACCCATTCCGGCAATGTCGATGATCAGCTATGCGGCTGGGTCCCGGATGCTCCAATTGATGGGTGGCATCTCGCTTTCGTTCTACGATTGGTACTGCGATCTGCCGCCCGCCTCTCCGGAAACCTGGGGTGAGCAGACCGATGTACAGGAGTCAGCCGATTGGTACAACGCCAAGATGCTGGCCGTGATGGGTTCCAACCTTAACATGACTCGGACGCCCGACTGTCACTTTGCCGCCGAGGCGCGCCACAACGGTTCCAAGATGTGGGTCTTCGCTCCGGATTTCAACCAAGTAGCCAAGTACGCCGACGAATGGGTGTCGCTCAATGCCGGACAGGACGGCGCATGGTGGATGGCCGTCAATCATGTCATTCTCAAAGAGTTTCACCACGAAAAAAAGACGCCTTACTTCATCGAATACACCAAGAAGTACACCGACGCTCCCATGCTGGTTGAGTTGACCGAAGGTGACGAGGAAGGCACCTACCGCCCGGGACAACTGCTTCGCGCTAACCGTCTCGACCCATACAAAGACGTCGAGAATGGCGACTGGAAGTTCCTCATGTGGGATGCCGCCGATCAGAAACCCAAGATGCCGATGGGCAGCGTGGGTCATCGCTGGGGCAAGGAGATGGGGAAATGGAACCTGACTTTGAAAGACGGTGTCGACGGCAGCAGTATTGATCCGGAACTGACCTTTCTTGATGCCAACGATGCAACCGTGTCGGTCAATTTCGATGACTTCGGTCAAGCCGATGAGTTCAACCGCGCCGTGCCGGTGAAGAGAATCACCACCCACTCAGGCGAAACTGTTTTGGTCACGACAGCCTACGATTTGCTCATGGCTCAGTATGGCGTCGCGCGCGGTCTCGATGGGTCCTACCCTTCGTCATACGACGATGACGCCCCGTACACGCCCGCCTGGTCGGAGAAGTATACCGGCATGAACCGTGATATGGTTATCCGCTTCGCACGCGAGTGGGCATCGACAGCCGAACACACCAACGGCAAATGCACGATAATTATCGGCGCTGGTATCAACCACTGGTACCACGCCAACTTGATGTACCGGGCCGGGATCAACGCTTTGATGTTCTGTGGCTGTATCGGCGTCAACGGCGGCGGCCTGGCGCACTATGTCGGTCAGGAAAAACTGGCTCCCGGCGAGTCGTGGGGTAGTATTGCACTGGCCAAAGACTGGTTCCCACCGTCACGGGTCCAGAATGCACCCAGCTGGCACTATGTTCACACCGACCAGTGGCGCTATGAAAAAGAGTTCACCGACTATCACACCGTGCCGCGTCAGCAGCCTGCGAACACGCTGGCCAAAGGGCATACCATGGACGTGCAGTCGCGCGCCGTGCGTAATGGCTGGCTGCCGTTCTATCCTCAGTTCAATAAGAACCCGATAGATGTCGTCAAGGATGCCAAGGCGGACGGCGCTGCCGACAACGACGAAGTTGTCAAGAAGGTAGTGTCACAACTGAAGTCAGGCGATTTGAAGTTCTCCGTCGAGGACCCGGACGCACCGGAAAACTGGCCGCGCGTCTGGTATATCTGGCGCGGTAACGCGTTGATGTCCTCCTCCAAGGGGCATGAGTACTTTTTGAAACACTATCTCGGCACCCACACCAACACCATTGCCGAAGATATGGCCGAGGAATCCGTCAAAGAGATCAAGTGGCATGAGCACGCGCCGCAAGGAAAGATGGACCTTGTCGTAGACCTGAACTTCCGCATGGATACCTCGGCGTTGTACTCGGATATCGTTTTGCCCGCCGCAACCTGGTACGAGAAGGCCGACTTGAACTCCACCGACATGCATAGCTTCATTCATCCCTTGTCCGAGGCGGTACCGCCATGTTGGGAATCGAAAAGTGATTGGCAGATATTTCAGGCCATAGCCAAGAAATTCTCCGAGTTGTCCGAAAAACATTTCCCCGAACCGGTCGAAGACCTGGTTGCGGCGCCGTTGGCTCACGATTCTCCGGCAGAGATTGCGCAGCCTGAGTTGAAAGACTGGAAGAAGGGAGAGGTCGAGCCGATCCCCGGCAAAACCATGCCGAACCTGAAAGTGGTCAAACGACAATACAAGGACCTCTACCAGCAGCTGATATCGTATGGTCCCAATGTCCGCAAGGCCGGATTGAGCGCCCACGGTACACAATACCAGATTGATGATGTGTATGAGGAAGCCCTGACGCGCTTACCGACCGAAAGTTGGAACGGCGGAACATATTTGTCACTCAAGAATGACGCCGATGTCTGCAACATCATCCTGGAGTTTGCCAGTGTAACCAATGGCGAACTGGCCTACCGCTCTTATCAGAACATGGAAAAGAAAGTCGGCCTGCCGCTGGTGCATCTGGTTGAGAAGTATCGGTCGGTACGGGCCACCTACAAAGGTATCCAGGCTCAACCCCAGCGATTCATCAACAGCCCGATGTGGTCCGGACTGATCGAGGAAGGGCGCGCATATTCGCCGTTCACATACAATGTCGAAGCGTTGGTGCCGTGGCGCACTCTGACCGGACGTCAGCATTTCTACCTGGATCATCCGATGTATCTGCAATTCGGTGAACATTTGCCTACCTATAAACCGAAACCACTTCCAACACAGTATTCGGACCTGCGTTTTGACAAGGAGGCAGGTGCGTCTAAGATGCTGAACTACCTGACACCGCACGGCAAGTGGCACATTCATTCGACATACGGCGACAACCAGCGCATGACGACTCTGTCGCGCGGGGTGGAGCCGCTCTGGATGAACGTTAAGGATGCCGAGGATATCGGTGTGGTCGACAACGACTGGGTCGAAGTGCACAACGACCACGGTGTCGTGGTCACTCGCGCCGCCGTCAGTGCTCGCATACCCCCGGGCGTGTGCATCCAGTATCATTCGCCGGAGCGCACATACTCTGTGCCCAAGTCTCCTCTTCGCAAAGGCCGTCGCGCCGGTGGGCACAACAGTCTTACCCGCACGCGGCTAAAACCGAATTTTATGGCCGGTGGTTACGGCCAATTTACATATCACTTCAACTACTGGGGGCCGATCGGTTGCAACCGTGACACCCACATACTGGTGCGCAAACTTCCCCAGTTGATCTGGTAG
- the narJ gene encoding nitrate reductase molybdenum cofactor assembly chaperone, with the protein MNDHVTNNIYESLGRLLKYPETDQTLRLDDCVSGLDRADSTALDPVRRFVEGIRDASLEQMQELYTRTFDINPVCALEVGWHLFGERYERGTFIVKMRQTLRQLGLTESAELPDHLPHVLEALGKMDADEAGEFASMFVLPAVEKMLAGFEGKDNVYSNVLDGICREIKSRHNLSAQGVNNG; encoded by the coding sequence GTGAACGATCATGTCACCAACAATATCTATGAAAGCCTCGGTCGCTTGCTGAAGTACCCGGAGACCGATCAGACCTTGCGCCTGGACGATTGTGTCAGCGGCCTTGATAGGGCCGACTCGACTGCGCTGGACCCGGTGCGGCGATTCGTGGAAGGTATTCGAGATGCCTCGCTTGAACAGATGCAGGAGCTGTACACCCGCACCTTTGATATCAATCCGGTTTGCGCCCTGGAAGTCGGCTGGCATCTCTTTGGCGAACGATACGAACGAGGTACTTTCATTGTCAAAATGCGGCAGACACTTCGTCAGCTTGGTCTGACCGAATCGGCCGAGCTGCCGGATCATCTGCCCCATGTTCTTGAGGCTTTAGGTAAAATGGACGCTGACGAAGCGGGTGAGTTTGCCTCGATGTTTGTCCTGCCGGCGGTTGAGAAAATGCTGGCGGGATTCGAAGGTAAAGATAATGTGTACTCGAATGTGCTTGATGGCATTTGTCGGGAGATAAAAAGCCGACACAATCTATCGGCACAAGGAGTGAATAATGGGTAG
- a CDS encoding cytochrome c — protein MLSLVAVIPGCHRGRPSQDTPIHVVPNMDDQPRYEAQEAGPFFDNNMAMRKPIEGTIARGQLTTDMVYNTGFVVDSQLVKKSPLPISMHLLKRGQERFDIFCSPCHGRVGDGKGVMSQRGMLPPPTLHDERMRNIEDGHIFNVITNGKNNMAAYRFQVPVADRWAIVAYVRALQRSQNATADDLPPPPVDTTQQDRTE, from the coding sequence TTGCTGTCTCTTGTGGCAGTAATTCCGGGTTGCCATCGCGGCCGGCCGTCGCAGGATACGCCGATCCACGTCGTGCCGAACATGGATGATCAACCGAGGTACGAAGCCCAGGAAGCGGGACCGTTCTTTGACAATAACATGGCCATGCGAAAACCAATCGAAGGAACCATTGCGCGCGGACAACTCACCACAGACATGGTGTACAACACCGGATTCGTTGTTGACAGCCAATTGGTGAAGAAGTCACCGCTGCCGATCAGTATGCATCTTCTGAAACGGGGACAGGAACGATTCGACATTTTCTGTTCGCCCTGCCACGGCCGGGTGGGTGACGGCAAAGGCGTCATGAGCCAACGCGGCATGTTGCCGCCGCCGACTCTTCACGACGAACGGATGCGAAACATCGAAGACGGACACATATTCAACGTTATCACCAACGGCAAGAATAACATGGCGGCCTATCGTTTCCAGGTGCCGGTGGCCGATCGGTGGGCAATAGTCGCATACGTGAGAGCCTTGCAGCGCTCTCAGAATGCAACCGCGGATGATCTCCCGCCACCGCCGGTCGACACCACACAGCAGGACCGGACAGAATGA
- a CDS encoding DoxX family protein: protein MYLGGALVIQGIYFVLNMQEIEAMVGSIGLLENVLAWYVVFVHIIGGFALLVGLGTRIASALNVTVLIGAVVFVHSADGLFSESRGLEFSLFVLFALLLVLWKGAGRASIDHFLKPQIEPALVVEKEKCLDGYNA, encoded by the coding sequence ATGTACCTGGGTGGAGCACTGGTTATCCAGGGGATTTACTTTGTGTTGAACATGCAGGAGATAGAGGCAATGGTGGGCAGCATTGGCCTGTTGGAGAACGTACTCGCCTGGTATGTGGTTTTCGTTCATATTATAGGCGGTTTTGCACTGCTCGTGGGATTGGGCACACGTATCGCATCGGCGCTAAACGTAACGGTCTTGATTGGCGCGGTCGTTTTCGTCCATTCGGCCGACGGCCTGTTTTCGGAAAGCCGGGGCCTGGAGTTTTCACTGTTCGTCCTGTTCGCCCTGCTTTTGGTGTTGTGGAAAGGGGCAGGCAGAGCCTCGATAGATCATTTCTTGAAACCGCAAATAGAACCCGCTTTAGTCGTGGAAAAGGAGAAGTGTCTGGATGGCTACAACGCTTAA
- the narI gene encoding respiratory nitrate reductase subunit gamma — protein sequence MGSFLTDYNQLLFGVLPYMALFVFFLVTIQRYRAQSFSYSSLSSQFLENQFHFWGMVPFHYGILTILTGHLVAFLIPEQLLAWNRVPWRLFVLEISALIFAVLALVGLVNLIVRRRKYSKINEVTSVSDWILLIMLAAQVAIGIYIAVVYRWGSSWYATSMTPYLWSLVKFSPNVTYMSGMPWMVKLHVVLAFGLVTFFPFTRLVHILVVPNPYLWRRTQVVRWYKDRRKARLTT from the coding sequence ATGGGTAGTTTCTTAACAGATTATAACCAGCTGCTGTTCGGAGTTCTGCCGTACATGGCGCTGTTCGTTTTCTTCCTGGTAACGATACAGCGTTATAGAGCTCAGTCGTTCAGTTACTCCTCGCTGTCATCGCAGTTTCTCGAAAACCAATTCCACTTCTGGGGCATGGTTCCTTTTCACTATGGAATCCTGACCATTCTGACCGGTCACCTTGTGGCCTTTCTGATACCGGAGCAACTGCTGGCCTGGAATCGGGTGCCCTGGCGTTTGTTCGTGCTGGAGATTTCTGCTCTGATATTCGCGGTGCTGGCCTTGGTTGGCCTGGTGAATCTGATCGTAAGACGGCGCAAGTACAGCAAGATAAACGAGGTCACGTCCGTATCAGACTGGATTCTCCTCATCATGCTGGCTGCGCAAGTCGCGATAGGTATCTACATCGCGGTTGTCTATCGCTGGGGATCGTCGTGGTATGCAACTTCCATGACGCCGTACCTCTGGTCACTGGTGAAATTTAGTCCCAATGTGACGTATATGAGCGGGATGCCGTGGATGGTCAAGCTGCACGTGGTGTTGGCTTTTGGGCTGGTCACGTTTTTCCCGTTCACACGCCTGGTGCATATACTGGTGGTTCCCAATCCGTACCTGTGGCGCCGGACCCAGGTTGTTAGATGGTACAAAGATCGGCGCAAAGCGCGCCTCACGACATAA
- a CDS encoding cytochrome c, which translates to MNKTKSPRTIRFLRSRLAGLPLVLAGALVLLLSMAPSVRGQIDIAQYFKQNCANCHWIGGGRLVGPDLKNVSQRQDRNWMIRFILDPKSMLDAQDPVAMKLKDESNGALMTNVPGITRANVEALLDFIDAESALDSSQFFGTPKALEPFSDSVAALGLEIFAGRKMLAKGGPACVSCHSVNASGSGLGGQLGPDLTGIFGRLNGRTALQAWLSSPATETMRSVFKGHELDADETRELAMFFESVSGQAEYDPDTFIIWLAVVVCGLGGGIFGMVAFGGIWSKRFRAVRRPLITESIKKR; encoded by the coding sequence TTGAACAAAACAAAAAGCCCCAGGACGATCCGTTTTCTACGGTCGAGATTGGCCGGTTTACCCTTGGTACTCGCCGGAGCGTTGGTCCTTCTACTGAGCATGGCGCCGAGTGTCCGCGGCCAAATCGATATAGCCCAATACTTCAAACAGAACTGTGCAAACTGCCACTGGATCGGCGGCGGACGACTGGTCGGCCCGGATTTGAAAAACGTGTCGCAGAGGCAGGATCGCAACTGGATGATCCGATTTATTCTCGATCCCAAGTCGATGCTCGACGCGCAGGACCCGGTGGCCATGAAACTGAAAGACGAATCCAACGGCGCCCTGATGACCAATGTCCCGGGGATCACTCGCGCCAACGTCGAAGCGCTCCTGGATTTCATAGATGCCGAATCGGCCCTTGATTCCTCACAGTTTTTCGGTACGCCCAAAGCGCTGGAGCCTTTCTCCGACAGCGTGGCCGCTCTGGGGCTGGAGATATTTGCCGGCCGGAAGATGTTGGCCAAAGGCGGTCCGGCCTGTGTTTCATGTCATAGTGTCAACGCTTCAGGTTCCGGTCTGGGTGGCCAACTGGGGCCGGACCTGACCGGTATCTTCGGACGCCTCAACGGCCGCACGGCGCTTCAGGCCTGGTTGTCCTCACCGGCGACGGAGACTATGCGTTCGGTTTTCAAAGGCCACGAGTTAGATGCGGATGAAACCAGAGAACTGGCCATGTTCTTTGAGTCGGTGTCGGGGCAGGCTGAGTATGATCCCGACACATTCATCATCTGGCTGGCCGTCGTTGTTTGCGGCCTGGGTGGCGGTATTTTCGGTATGGTGGCCTTCGGCGGAATCTGGAGCAAACGGTTCCGCGCGGTCAGGCGCCCTCTCATTACTGAGTCAATAAAGAAGAGGTGA